In Mesorhizobium sp. J428, the genomic window GGGCGAGCAGCGCCTTGGCGGCCATGATCATGCCCGGGGTGCAGAAGCCGCATTGGGCTGCGAAACCGTCGAGGAAGGCGCGCTGCAGCGGATGCAGGATCCCGTCGCTGGCAAGCCCCGCAGTGGTCTCGATGTGCGCGCCGTTGCAGGTTTCGGCCAGCGTCAGGCAGGAGAGTTTCAGGTCGCCGTCGACGATGACCGAGCAGGCGCCGCAGGTGCCCTGGTGGCAGCCGCCCTTGGGCGAGGTGTCCCCGAACCGGTCGCGCAAGGCGTTCAGCAGCGTCAGCCCGCTGTCGATGAACTCCGCGCGCTCTGTGCCGTTGAGCGTGAGCTGGACTGGTACCTTCACCATGTTTCCTCCCTGCGTGGCTCTGGCTGCGTCGGGTGTTCCGGGTCCGCGTTACTCCAGGAGAAGGCGCCCGAGATGCACGGGCAGGACTTCCGCCCGGTGCACCAGCCACTGGCGATGGCGTCGGTGATCGGCGAGGTGCCGTCGGTGGCGACCGTCAATGCAGCGGCGATGCCCTCGGCGGTCCGCGCCTTGCCCGACAGCGCTGCCTCCGCCGCCCTCGCGCGCATCGGCCTGTCGGCCATGCAGCCGAGCGCGATCCGCGCCGAACTGATCACGCCGCCATCCTCCTCGATGACCGCCGCGATGCTGAGCACGGAGACGCCCTTGGGCTTCACCCGCGAGACCTTCTTGAAGCGGAACGCTCCGGCCGCCGGCAGGGCGAAACTCACCCCGGTCACGATGCGCCCGCGCGGCAGCATATCCCGCCCTGCCAGGAAGGCTTCGATCGGCTGGTCGCCATCGGAAAAATGCACGGTCGCGTCGAGCGCCAACAGCGCCACGGCGAAGTCGCCATAGGGCGCGGCAGCGAAAAGGTTGCCGCCCACCGTCGCCATGTTGCGGACGGCGGGCCCTCCGACCGCGCGCGCCGCCGCCGCAATCGTCGCGAGATCCGGATGGCGCGCGATGGCTGCCATCGTCACCGATGCGCCGAGCCGGACCCGCCCGCCTTCGACCAAGATCGCGGCCAGCGTCGGGTCGGTGACGCGCACCAGTTTCGAGAAGGACACGTCGCCCTCGTTGTTCGCCCGCACCGCGAGCGTGCCGCCGCCGAGATAGCGTGCGTCGACAGCGTCGAGTGCTGCGGCAGCGTCGGCGACGGAGGGGAAGCTCTGCAGGGTCAGTCCCATGGCGGCCTCCTGGTTCGAGCTCAGGCCTGCCCGGAGAAATGGGCCTTCAGCGCGTTGAAGCCGCCCTGGAAGACGTTGTCGCCCATCCCCTTGGCGATCTCGTCGCCCTTGTCGGCCGGCGCGTCGAACGTACTTGTCCAGACCGCGAAGGCACGGTCCCCGTCCGTCACGCGTTCCAGCTTCAGCGTCGCCGTGTGGTTCGAGATCGGGGCAGGGTGCTCGATGATCGAATAGGTGGTCAGGTGGTCGGTGTCGGAGAAGGCGATGAGCTTTTCGCGGATGGTCGCCCCCGACGCCACCTTGAACTTGCGGACGCAGCCGATGTCGGTCGCCTTCTTGCCGTCCTCGATCTCGCTCTCGACCATGCGTGGATGCCAGGAGGGCAGCCCGTTGAAGTCGCGGACGCGCGCCCAGACCTTTTCGATGGGAGCGTCGATGACGCTGGAGATGGTGACCGATGCCATGTTCGCCTGCCTCGCGGGTTGGATGAGGTCAGGCTAGGGCGTCTTCGGAGGCCGCGCTTATCAAGGAGTCTTGTCGGCTTATCGATCCGTCTGAAAATCGTTCAGAGACTGTTTCGAAACTCGCTCTGGCGACTCAGATGGTGGCGTTCTCGAGAACCGGAGCGCAGCGGACATTTGGGTCCGTGAGCACCGGAAGCGCAGAAAACGCCATCAGATGGCCGCCAGAGTAGAGTTTCCAAGCAGTCTCTCAGAGGCCGGCCCGCGCCGCCTCGCGGTATAGCGTCGGCGGCACGCCGGCATGGTCGCGGAAGAAGCGCGAGAAGTTTCCCGCCGTGGTGAAGCCGAGCTGGCAGGCGACGGAGATCAGCGGCTCCTGTGTCGAGCGCAGCTGCCGCAAGGCCTCGTCCATCCTCAGCGTGTTCCAGTAGACGTTGGGGGTCAGCGAGGTCTGCTCCTTGAACAGGGCGAAGAAATGCGGCCGCGACAGGCCGACCTCGCGCGCAACGTCGTCCAGGCTCATCCGCTCGCAGACATTGCCCTTCATCAGCTCGATCGCCTTTCGGATGCGGTGGTCGAGCATGGCGTTCGCCGCCAGGCCGCGCAGCCGGCGCGGATGCGCCTCGTCCGCGGCGTCGAACAGGCTGTCGATCAGCCGTTCGATCTCATAGGGCGCCAGGTCGTCCAGCCCGTAGTCGTCGCAGAGCTGGTCGAGCAGGGATGCGGCGGCGCGGTGCAGCCAGGGCTCCAGCGGAATGGTCGGCTCGACAAAGAGCGGCGCGCCGGACGACAGTCCCCGCCGCAGCCGCGCCCAGGCCGGGTCGATGTAGAACGCGAGGAACAGGCCGGGTCGGCCCTCGCAGGCGAGGTCGTGGCTGTGCGGTTCGAGCGGGTTGATCGCCGCCGCCGTCGCCGCACCCAGATGCACCGCGCCGTCGCCGATGGTCATGCGCCCGGCAGCGCCCTCGATCCAGACGATGATATGCGCTTCGGGATGCGCATGGGTGACGAAATCGCTTTCGACGTTCAGCACAGACACATGCCCGAACGCGCCCTTGAAGAGCCGGATCGAGGTGGCCATCGTTTCCTCCCGGGGCGCTTGTTCTGTCGTTTTGCCCCGTCTTCGGAAATCTTTGTCCTCAACTCGGCGCGCGTCAAGCGGCCGTGGAAGGCTTTTCCGGCGCCGCCGGCCTGTCCCACGACGACACGCTCTTTGGCCGGTCGAGCTGCAGCGTCGTCGCCGGCGGCTTGGCGTCGGGATGGACGAAGCCGAAGCCCAGCCAGTTGTTCGGCCGGGCGCGGATATATTGCGGCGGGTAACGGATGTCGGCCCCAAGTGCCGCCGCCGCATGCAGACCCCAGCGCGGATTGTCGAGCATCGGCCGCGCAAGCGCCACGAAGTCGGCCTCGTCGGAAGCGATGATCGCCTCGGCCTGTTCGGGCTTGGCGATCATTCCCACCGCCATCGCCGCAAGCCCGGTTCTCCTCTTGATCGCGGTTGCGAACGGAACCTGGTGACCCGGCGTCGCCGGCGGGATCGCGATGCCGGGCCTGATGTTGCCAGACGACATCACGACATAGTCCAGCCCTTGCGCTTCCAGCGCCTTCGCCAGGTCGACCGCGTCGTCCAGCGTCGAGCCTTCCGGGGTCCAGTCGGTGCTGTTCATCCGGAAGCCCAGCGCCTTGCTGCGTGGCCAGACGGCGCGCACCGCACGCACGATCTCGATCGCGAAGCGGTTGCGCCTGTCCGTCGACCCGCCCCAGCCGTCGGTACGCCGATTGGTGATTGGCGACAGGAAGGAGTGGATCAGATAGCCGTGCGCGCCGTGGATCTCGACCAGGTCGAACCCCGCGCGATCGGCCCGCACGGCCGCATCCGCGAAGGCCTCGATGATGCTCCGGATGCCTTCGTCGGTCAGTTCTTCCGGCTCCTGCCAGCCGGCGTCATAGGCGATGGGGGAGGGGGCTACCGGCTTCCACGCGCCTTCCTCCGGCGGCAATGGTTCGCCGCGCCAGCGCTCGGGGATTGTGCGCGTCGCGGCCTTGCGGCCGGTGTGGGTCAACTGGATGCCGAGCCTGGCGGAGGAGAGGTTGCGCGCCTGCGCGACGAGAGATCCGAGCGCTTGCTCCTGCTCGTCGGTGTAGAGGCCGAGGCAGCCATGGGTCCCGAGGCCGGCTGCCTCGACGGAGGTGGCCTCCATGATCACGAGTCCCGCGCCCGACATCATCAGGTTGCCGATGTGGATCAGGTGCCAGGGCTGCGCGACGCCGCGCTCGCCGCTGTATTGGCACATCGGCGAGACGACGATGCGGTTGTCGAGGTCGAGGCCGCCCAGTCTGCCTTGGGAAAACAGCGCGCTCACTCCGGTCTCCTCCCGATGTCGCTCCAAACGCCCTTTTCCCCGAGCCTCCGCCTGCATGCAAACGGCCGCCGCGCGCATGTCCGACTTTCAAGGATATGAAACTCTCTTACTCATCCGAGTTTGAATTGACTCCACAGCCTTCCGCCGGGATTTTCCGCCGCAAGATGCCGCGACCCGTCCGGGGACAGCGGTCGCGCAGGAGGAAACCCCATGTTTGGCCTGATGCAGGACCAGCCGCTGCTGATCTCGTCGCTCATCGAACATGCGGCGCGATTCCATCCCCATTCCGAGATCGTCAGCCGCACCTGCGAAGGCCCGACGGCGCGCCTGACCTATTCCAGCCTGCGTGCCCGCGCTGCGAAACTCGCCAACGCGCTGCTGCGCATGGGCATCAAGCCGGGCGACCGCGTCGCCTCGCTCGCCTGGAACACGCACCGGCATATGGAGCTCTATTTCGCCGTCTCCGGCATCGGCGCCGTGCTGAACACGGTCAATCCGCGTCTTTTCCCCGAGCAGATCGACTACATCGTCAATCATGCCGAGAACCGCGTCCTGTTCTTCGACATCACCTTCGCCGGCCTCGTCTCGGAGCTGAAGCCGAAGTTCTCGACCGTCGAGCGCTTCGTGGCGCTGACCGATACCGACCACCTCCCGAAGGAGGTCGACGGCGTGGTCGCCTACGAGGACCTGCTGGACGTCGAAAGCGACGCCATCTCCTGGCCGGTCTTCGACGAGCGCCAGGCGTCCGCGCTCTGCTACACCTCGGGCACCACGGGCAACCCGAAGGGTGTGCTCTATTCGCACCGCTCCACCATCCTGCATTCCTTCATGGTCTGCACGACGGACGGCTTCAAGCTCGGCCGCGCCGACAGCGTGCTGCTCGTCGTGCCGCTGTTCCATGTCAACGCCTGGGGCATCCCCTATGCCTCCGCCATGTGCGGCGCGAAGCTCGTGCTGCCCGGGCCGAAGCTCGACGGCAAGAGCCTGTTCGAACTCGCGGTGAAGGAGGAATGCACCTTCTCGCTCGGCGTCCCGACCGTCTGGCTCGGCTTCTTCAAGCATATCGACGACACGCCGGGCCTTGACGTGTCGAAGCTCAAGCTCGAGCGCGTGGTGGTGGGCGGCTCCGCTGCCCCGCGTGCGATCATCGAGCGTTTCCGCCGCGACCACGGCGTCTTCGTCCTGCATGCCTGGGGCATGAGCGAGACGAGCCCGGTCGCGACGATCGGAAACCTGCTGCCGGCGCACGAGAACCTGCCGGTGGACAACCAGATCGACATCCAGGCCAAGCAGGGCAGGCCGGTCTACGGCATCGACATCAAGATCACCGGCGAGGACGGTTCCGACCTGCCGATGGACGGCTCTGTCTCTGGCGATCTCAAGGTGCGCGGCCCCTGGGTTACCAAGGGCTACTTCAAGGGCGAGGGCGGCAATGTCCTCGACGCCGAAGGTTGGTTCGCCACCGGCGACGTCGCCAAGATCGATGCCGAGGGCTACGTTCAGCTCACCGACCGTTCCAAGGACGTGATCAAGTCCGGCGGCGAGTGGATTTCCTCGATCGACCTTGAGAACGCGGCGGTAGGCCATCCCGCGGTGCAGGAGGCCGCGGTGATCGGCCTGCCGCATCCGAAGTGGCAGGAACGCCCGCTTCTCATCGTCGTCCGCAAGCCCGGCGTTGAGGCCTCGCGCGAAGAGCTGCTCGACTTCCTGTCCACCCGCGTCGCCAAATGGTGGCTGCCCGACGACGTCGCCTTCGTCGACGAGCTGCCCCACACCGCGACCGGCAAGCTCCTCAAGACGAAGCTGCGCGACCAGTTCAGGAATCACGCGCTGCCCGCCTGACTCGATTCACATCCGTGAAAGTATGCTGCACATCGATGCAGTGATTGTGCCACGCCGCCTGATCGCCTAGCCTTTGCGCGACAGCACGGCCCCATCCGGGAGGAATGATGCCGCAGACAGTTTTCGACGATCCCGATGGCACGCTTGCGATGCTGCGCGACAGCGTGGCGACGCTGGCGTCGCGTCAGCCGGGAGCAGCATCCCTGCGCGCCAAGCGTGCCAGGTCGGGCGATGTCGACCGCGATCTCTGGAACTCCATGGCTGAAGCCGGCTGGACCGGCCTGCTGCTGCCCGAGGATCTCGGCGGTGCGGGTCTCGGCCTCGCCGAACAGGCCGTGCTCTCGGAGTCCCTGGGCCGGGCGCTGATTTCCGAGCCGGTCGGCGCGGGCGCGGTCTTCGCCTCCACCCTTCTGCGCGACGCGCCGGCTTCCGCCGAGCGCGACCGTCTCGCGGCCGGTCTTGTCTCCGGCGAGCTCTTCGTCTCTCCGGCCTGGCAGGACCCGTCGCAGCATGTGCATGGCGCGCCGCTCAAGGCGGCCGTGGACGCCGATGGCGTCGTGCTCACCGGCGATCGCCACTTCGTCGACGGCGCGAGCTCTGCGACTGATTTTCTGGTCGTGGTGGATGCCGGCAGCGAGGCGCTTGTGGTGTCCGTGCCTGCGAATGCATCAGGCCTCTCGGCGTCGGAGAAGGCAGGCGTCGACGGCGCAGCCATCGGCCGCTTGCACTTCGAGCGCTGCCGCGTCGCGGCAAGTCGCGTGATCGGCCGTGGCCCGAGTGTTGCTGCGCTCGTGGAAGCCGCCGTGACCAATGCGCGGATCGCCATCGCGGCGGAGCTCGCGGGCATCGCCAGCAAGGCCATCGAGATGACGATCGCCTACACCAAGGACCGCATCCAGTTCGGCAAGCCGATCGCGAGCTTCCAGGCGGTGCAGCACCGCATGGTCGAGATGTGGAGCGATGCGGAATTCGCCTGCGCCTCGGTCGTCAACGCGGTCGTGCGCCAGTCGGAAGACGATGCGAAAGAAGCGGCCATGGCCGTGCTCGCGGCAAAGGCGCGCTGCGGCGACGCGGCGACCTCGATCTGCCGCCGCGCGGTGCACCTGCACGGCGCCATGGGCTTCACCGATGAGCACGACATCGGCCTCTACCTGAAGCGCGCCATCGCGCTCAGCGCGACGCTCGGTCAGCCCGAGGCGATGCGCCTGGAATTCGTCGAAGTAGAACGCGCGGCCTGACTGCGGGAGGAAATGCAATGCGTAACAATCTGATCAAGGTCGACATCGCCGACCACATCGCGCTCGTGAAGATGGACAGCCCTCCGGTCAACGCCTACTCGCGTGACTTCTCCGAGGAGATGATCGAGACCTTCGACGAGCTGAACGATACGCCCGAAGTGCGCTGCATCGTCATCACCGGCCGCGAGAAGATCTTCTCCGCCGGCGCCGACATCAAGAACCGCCAGGCCATCGGCGACATCAAGGGCGAGACCTACCGTCATATGCGCCGCGCCCGCGAGGTTTCCAACTCGATCATGGAACAGAACCGGCCGGTCATCGCCGCCGTCAACGGTCCCGCGCTCGGTGCCGGCATGGGCCCGGTCATCGCCGCCGACATCATCGTGGCGTCCGAGAACGCCGTGTTCGGCCTGCCGGAGATCGACATCGGCCTGATGGGCGGCGTCAGCCACATCACCACCATCTTCCCGAAGTCGCTTGCCCGCCGCATGGTGCTCACCGGCTACCGCGTGCCGGCCGCCGAGGCTTACCGCCGCGGCATCATCGAGGCCTGCGTGCCGCTCGAGGACCTGATGGAAGAGGCGATGAAGCTCGCCCGCAACATCGCCTCCAAGAGCCCGAAGGCGCTGTCGCTCGCCAAGCGCGCCATCAACACGGTCGGCTCTATGCCGCTGCGCGAGGGCTATCGGTTCGAGCAGAACCTCACCAACGAGATGACCCGTCACGAGGACTCCAAGGAGGCCATGCGCGCCTTCATCGAGAAGCGCCCGGCGGTGTTCAAGGACACGATCTGATGGCGACCGACTGGAATGCGATGTCGGACGACGACTTCCGGGCCGCTTTCCGCGACCTGGTCGAGCGTCGTCTTCCTCCCGAACTGCGCTTCATGCGCAAGCAGCGGCCTCTCTTCGACGAGGTTGCCGTCTGGTACCATGCGCTGAACGAAGAAGGCTGGCTGTCGCCGGTCTGGCCGGTCGAATATGGCGGCATGGGGCTGAATCCGGCCAAGCACATGATCTATGTCGAGGAGTGGGGGCGCCTCGGCTGCCCGCGCATCCCCGACCATGGTCTCGGCCTGATCGGCCCGCTGCTGCTCGCCTTCGGCACGGAAGAGCAGAAGAACTACTATCTGCCCAAGATCCTGTCCGGCGAGCACGTCTGGTGCCAGGGCTACTCGGAGCCGAATTCCGGTTCGGACCTCGCGAGCCTGCGCACCGCGGCCGTGCGCGACGGCGACCACTTCGTCGTCAACGGCCAGAAGATCTGGACCACGCTGGCGCATTGCGCCAACTGGATCTTTGCGCTGGTGCGCACCTCGCGTGACGAGAAGGTGCGTCAGAAGGGCATCACCGTCCTTCTGATCGACATGACGACGCCAGGCGTGAAGGTCCGCCCGATCGCCAATCTGCGCGGCGAGACGGACTTCTGCGAAGTCTTCTTCGACAATGTCCGCGTTCCGGTCGGGAACTTGGTCGGCGAAGTGGACCAGGGCTGGAACGTTGCGAAGTCGGTGCTCGGCCACGAGCGCATCTTCCTCGGCGCGCCGACGCGTCCCGAGATCGCGATGGAGCGGCTGGACAAGCTCGCCCGCGCCCGCGGCGCTTTCGAGGATCCGGCCTTCCGCTCCCGCTATGCGAAGCACCGGCTGGACCTGTATGATCTCGGTTCCGCCTTCGAGCGTTTCGCCAAGGTGCTGCGCGAGGGGGGAGAGCTTGGCGCGGACGTGTCCCTGCTCAAGATCTTCACGACCGAGCTCTATCAGCGGATCACGGAGGAGATGTTGTTGCTGGCCGGCGAGGATGCCCGCTATTTCGACGACATCGAAGCCGGAAACGACGAGGTCGATGCGATGAACCTGTTCCTGGATTCGCGTGCGCCGGCCATCTTCGGCGGCTCCAACGAGATCCAGAAGAACATCCTTGCCAAGGCTGTGCTCGGCCTGCCGAGCTAGGCCTCGACGTGTGGGCGGTCCGCGCGCCGGGACAGGCGCGGGACCGATAGGGAGGAAACATGGCGAATAGCTCTGCGGTCCTGTCGCGGACCGAGACTGCGCAGGACGCGGACAACGTGCTGGTCGCCGAAGGGCTGACCAAGGTCTTTGCCGGCTTCGCTGCCGTGAAGGACGTGAACCTCGCCGTTCGGCGGGGCTCGATTCATGCGCTGATCGGACCGAACGGCGCTGGCAAGACGACCTGCTTCAACCTCCTGACCAAGACGCTCGCGCCGACCAGCGGCAAGATCGTCTTCGACGGCGAGGACATCTCCTCGCTGCGCACGTCCCAGGTCGCACGCCGCGGCCTCGTGCGCTCGTTTCAGATTTCGGCCACCTTCCCGAACCTCACCGCCCGCGAGAACGTTCGCGTGGCGCTGCAGTCGTCCTACGGCACGGCGTATCAGTTCTGGCGCTCGCTGCGGGCGGTCGCGCCGCTGAACAGGCGCGCCGACGAACTGCTCGATCAGGTGGGGCTGGCCAACAGCCGCGAGACACCCGCCGCCGAGCTTTCCTACGGCAAGAAGCGCGCGCTGGAGATCGCCACCACGCTGGCGCTCGAGCCGCGCGTCATGCTGCTGGACGAGCCGACCGCCGGCATGGGTCACGAGGACATCGAACCCATCACCGACCTGATCAAGCGCGCCGCCGTCGGGCGCACGGTGCTTCTGGTCGAGCACAATCTCTCGGTCGTTTCGACGCTCTGCGACAAGATCACCGTGCTGCAGCACGGCCAGGTGCTCGCCGAAGGCAACTACGCCGAGGTTTCGAACAATCCCGCGGTCGTCACCGCCTATATGGGAGGCGTCGATGAGTAGCGTTGCCGTCGAGAAGGCATCGCCGGCCGCGAGCAGCGCGCCGATGCTGAAGATCGACAATCTGAGCGCCTGGTACGCGGAATCGAAGGTCCTGCACGGCATGACGTTCGACGTGCGCGAAGGCGAGCTCCTCACCCTCATCGGGCGCAACGGCGCGGGCAAGACGACGACGTTGCGCTCGATCATGGGCATCGTCCAGAAGCGCACCGGCTCGATCAATTTCAACGGCACCGAGCTGGTCGGCAAGCGCACATTCCAGATCGCGCGGCTCGGCATCGGCTACTGCCCCGAGGAGCGCGCGATCTTCTCGTCGCTGTCGGTGCGGGAGAACCTGTTCCTGCCGCCGGTGCTGCGCGAAGGCGGCATCACCGACGATCAGCTCTACGCGACTTTTCCGAACCTCAAGGCTCGCGCCAACAGCCAGGGAACGAAACTCTCCGGTGGCGAACAGCAGATGCTGGCGATTGCCCGCATCCTGCGCACCGGCTCGCGCCTGCTCCTGCTCGACGAGCCGAGCGAAGGGCTTGCGCCGGTCGTCGTCAAGGAGATCGGCGAAACCATCCAGCGGCTGAAGTCGCAGGGGTTCACGATCGTGCTGGTCGAGCAGAACCTGCGCTTCGCGCGCCTGGTCGCCGACCGGCACGTGGTCGTCGAGAACGGGAGGGTGGCCGACATCCTGACCAATGCCGAGCTCGAGGCCGACATGGGCCGCGTAAAATCCTATCTGGGGGTGTGAGCGATGTTCGAAGGCATCGATGCACCCAACTGCTCTTCGGGCAGATCCTGCTCGGCCTCATCAACGGCTCATTCTACGCGATGCTGTCGATGGGCCTCGCCATCATCTTCGGCCTGATGAGCGTCGTGAATTTCACGCACGGCGCCCAGTACATGCTCGGCGCTTTCGTCGCCTGGCTCCTGCTGAACTTCCTAGGGGTGAACTACTGGGGCGCCCTCATCCTTGCACCGATCGTCGTCGCCGTGACCGGCATGGTGATGGAACGGCTGCTGCTGCGGCCGCTCCAGGGGCTTGACCATCTCTACGGGCTCCTCGCCACCTACGCCGTGGCGCTGATCGTCGAGGGCCTCGTGCGCTACAAATACGGTTCGACCGGCCTGCCGCACGAGAACCCGATCCCCGGCGGCATGAATCTGGGTTTCATGTTCCTCCCCTATTACCGCCTGTGGGTGGTGGTCTTCTCGCTCGTGACCTGCCTGGGCACCTGGTATCTCATCGAATACACCAAGCTCGGCGCCTACCTGCGCGCCGCCAACGAGAAGCCGCAGATCGTCGAAACCTTCGGCATCAACGTGCCGAAGATGATGACGCTCACCTATGGCTTCGGCGTCGGCCTCGCCGGCCTGTCGGGCGTGCTGGCCGCGCCCATCTACCAGGTCTCGCCGTCGATGGGCTCCAGCCTCATGATCGTGGTCTTCGCCGTGGTCGTCATCGGCGGCATGGGCTCGATCGCGGGAGCGGCCGTCACCGGCTACATGCTCGGCGTCGTCGAGGGGCTCACCAAGGTGTTCTACCCCGAGGCTGCCAGCGTCGTGATCTTCCTGTTCATGATCGTCTCGCTCTATCTGCGCCCGGCCGGCCTGTTCGCCAGCAAGGAGTCCGTCTGATGCCTCGCCTGCTCATCCTTGCCGTGGTTGCGGTGCTGGCGATCCTGGCGCCCTTCTACTTCTACTCCGTCACGCTGATGACGGTGATGTGCTTCATCATCTTCGCGTGCTCGTTCAACCTCCTACTCGGCTATACCGGGCTGCTCTGCTTCGGCCACGCCATGTTCTTCGGCGGCGCGGCCTATGTCACCGGACTGATCCTCAAGACCACGCCGATCTCGACCGAACTCGCCATCCTGGCGGGCGGCGGGGCGGCGGGGCTTCTCGGCCTCGTCATCGGCTATCTCACGATGCGCCGCCAGGGCATCCAGTTTGCGATGATCACGCTCGCCTTCTCTCAGTTCATCTACTTCATCTTCCTCCAGGCGCCGTTCACCGGCGGCGAGGATGGCATGCAGGCGATCCCGCGCAACGACCTGTTCGGCTTCGTCGACATCAGCTCGAACATGACGTTCTACTATGTCGTGCTGGCCATCACCGCGCTGTGCGTCTTCATCTACTACCGCGTCGTCCACTCACCCTATGGCGAGGTATTGAAGGCCGTGCGCGACAACCAGCCCCGCGTCGAGTCGCTCGGTTTCGATCCCGAGAAGATTAAGCTCTTGGCTTTCGTCATCTCCGCCGCGATGGCGGGCGTGGCCGGCGGCATGAAGGCGACCGTCTACCAGTTCGCCACGCTCACCGATGCGTCCTGGCCTGTGTCGGGCGAGGTCATCCTGATGACGCTGCTCGGCGGCCTCGGCACGCTGATCGGCCCGGTCTTCGGCGCCGCCGGCATCATCCTGCTCAACGACTATCTCGCCGGTTTCGGCGAATGGGCGCTGGTTTCGCAGGGCGTCATCCTGCTGATCGTCATCGTCTTCTTCCGCCGCGGCTTTGTCGGCGAACTGACCGCGCTCGCGAAATATCTGCGCCGCCGCTCTGCGCCGTCGGATGCCAAGGCCAAGCAGGTCGAGGTGAAGCCCGCGCACTGAGCGCGGGCTTTCATAAGCTAGAACTCGATGTCGATCGGCTGCTCGAAGGGATCGTTCGGACGGACCGTCTTCACCGCCCGGCGCAGCGTCGCCAGGTAGCGGTCGTGGTTGGCGCGGATGCGCTCCGCCGCGCCGCCGAGGCCGAGCACCACCGGCTGACCCTGGATGGTGATCGGCAGAAGGACGCAGATCGTGCCGCCGCCGAGAAACGGCACGTTCTCCGCCGAACAGTAGCCCTTCTCCCGGATCTCGTGAATCTTCGCCAGCATGTCCGGGATCTTCACCTTCTCGGCGGATTTGTCGGTGGCAATGTTGGCGCGGCGCACGATGTTGTCGATCTTGTCGTCGGGCAGCGTCGACATCAGCGTCCAGCCGACGGCCGACTGGGTGAGGGGACGCAGGGTCCCCTCGTCGACATGGAACCGCAGCGCGTGCACCGACTGGATGATCTGGACGTATT contains:
- a CDS encoding branched-chain amino acid ABC transporter permease, producing the protein MPRLLILAVVAVLAILAPFYFYSVTLMTVMCFIIFACSFNLLLGYTGLLCFGHAMFFGGAAYVTGLILKTTPISTELAILAGGGAAGLLGLVIGYLTMRRQGIQFAMITLAFSQFIYFIFLQAPFTGGEDGMQAIPRNDLFGFVDISSNMTFYYVVLAITALCVFIYYRVVHSPYGEVLKAVRDNQPRVESLGFDPEKIKLLAFVISAAMAGVAGGMKATVYQFATLTDASWPVSGEVILMTLLGGLGTLIGPVFGAAGIILLNDYLAGFGEWALVSQGVILLIVIVFFRRGFVGELTALAKYLRRRSAPSDAKAKQVEVKPAH
- a CDS encoding branched-chain amino acid ABC transporter permease: MSDVRRHRCTQLLFGQILLGLINGSFYAMLSMGLAIIFGLMSVVNFTHGAQYMLGAFVAWLLLNFLGVNYWGALILAPIVVAVTGMVMERLLLRPLQGLDHLYGLLATYAVALIVEGLVRYKYGSTGLPHENPIPGGMNLGFMFLPYYRLWVVVFSLVTCLGTWYLIEYTKLGAYLRAANEKPQIVETFGINVPKMMTLTYGFGVGLAGLSGVLAAPIYQVSPSMGSSLMIVVFAVVVIGGMGSIAGAAVTGYMLGVVEGLTKVFYPEAASVVIFLFMIVSLYLRPAGLFASKESV
- a CDS encoding ABC transporter ATP-binding protein, which gives rise to MANSSAVLSRTETAQDADNVLVAEGLTKVFAGFAAVKDVNLAVRRGSIHALIGPNGAGKTTCFNLLTKTLAPTSGKIVFDGEDISSLRTSQVARRGLVRSFQISATFPNLTARENVRVALQSSYGTAYQFWRSLRAVAPLNRRADELLDQVGLANSRETPAAELSYGKKRALEIATTLALEPRVMLLDEPTAGMGHEDIEPITDLIKRAAVGRTVLLVEHNLSVVSTLCDKITVLQHGQVLAEGNYAEVSNNPAVVTAYMGGVDE
- a CDS encoding IclR family transcriptional regulator; amino-acid sequence: MLTSQVKSATRAIEILEYFKKVRQPKSMSEIAVALGYPQSSSTVLLKTLVTLGYLNYDRRERLYFPTPKVTSLGDWIPRALFGNSRVLEAMQDVHAATGETVSIGTKNDVYLQYVQIIQSVHALRFHVDEGTLRPLTQSAVGWTLMSTLPDDKIDNIVRRANIATDKSAEKVKIPDMLAKIHEIREKGYCSAENVPFLGGGTICVLLPITIQGQPVVLGLGGAAERIRANHDRYLATLRRAVKTVRPNDPFEQPIDIEF
- a CDS encoding ABC transporter ATP-binding protein, with product MSSVAVEKASPAASSAPMLKIDNLSAWYAESKVLHGMTFDVREGELLTLIGRNGAGKTTTLRSIMGIVQKRTGSINFNGTELVGKRTFQIARLGIGYCPEERAIFSSLSVRENLFLPPVLREGGITDDQLYATFPNLKARANSQGTKLSGGEQQMLAIARILRTGSRLLLLDEPSEGLAPVVVKEIGETIQRLKSQGFTIVLVEQNLRFARLVADRHVVVENGRVADILTNAELEADMGRVKSYLGV